The genomic window GATGCGCAGATCGACGTCGGGCCCCACCGGCACCTTGCGCGAATGCACCGCCAGGATCTTCTCGCGGCCCTTGATGTCCGGGTTGCCGACATAGATCTGGCGGTCGAAGCGGCCGGGACGCAGCAGCGCCGGGTCAAGCACATCCTTGCGGTTGGTGGCGGCGATGATGATAACGCCTTCATTGGCGTCGAAGCCGTCCATTTCGACCAGCAGCTGGTTCAGCGTCTGTTCGCGTTCGTCATTGCCGCCGCCGATGCCGACGCCGCGGGCGCGGCCAACTGCGTCGATTTCGTCGATGAACACGATACAGGGCGCCGATTTCTTGGCCTGTTCGAACATGTCGCGCACGCGGCTGGCGCCGACGCCCACGAACATCTCGACGAAATCCGAACCCGAGATGGTAAAGAACGGCACGCCGGCCTCGCCCGCGATGGCGCGCGCCAGCAGCGTCTTGCCGGTGCCAGGCGGGCCGACCAGCAGCGCGCCTTTCGGGATCTTGCCGCCCAGGCGGCTGAATTTCTGCGGATTGCGCAGGAATTCGACGATCTCTTCCAGCTCTTCCTTGGCCTCGTCGATGCCGGCCACATCGTCGAAGGTGACGCGGCCATGCTTTTCGGTCAGCAGCTTGGCGCGGCTCTTGCCAAAGCCCATGGCCCCGCCCTTGCCGCCACCCTGCATGCGGTTCATGAAGAATATCCACACCCCGATCAGCAGGATGAACGGCAGCCACACCCCCAGCAGCGACATGAAGCCCGATTGCTGCTGGCGTTCGACACGGACGTCGACGCCCTTGTCGATCAGCCGGTCGGCGATGTCCTCGCCCTGCGGCCGAACCGTGGCATATTGCTTGCCGTCCTTGCCGGTGATGGCGATGTTCTCGCCGTCGATGGTGACGGCGCTGACCTCGTCCTTGTCGACCCGCTGAATGAAATCGGAATAGCTGATCTGGCGGCTGTTCATCTGGGCCGAGCCGTCGCTGAACAGATTGAACAGCGCCAGGATCATCAGAAACAGCACCACCCAGAAGGCGATATTGCGCGCATTGCCCAAGGGCAGGTCCTCCGCGGGAAGAAAGGCTTTGGCCTGAAAATAGGCATTCCCGCGTCAGGTTCAATGCGTTTGAAGCAAGGCGTGGTAATCCGCAAGGCTGCGCAGCGGCTGCAGCCCCCATTGCGATGCTGGCGCAAGGGCGGGCGCTGCAAGCAGACGGTCGCCGCGCCATACCCCCGGACTGGCGGCTGCCTCGTCCCGGGCAAGACCGCTGGCGCGCCAGTCCAGATCGGCCAATGGCCCATGGCCCAGCGCCCGCACCTGCTGGTCCGGGCGCAGGCCATCCACCCGCCAGCGCCCGTCCCAGATCCCGTCCATGCCAAGCAGCGGAGGTGCCCGCAGCGCGGCGGCGGGCTCGCGCATCATCGACAGGTGGCGCGCATCGGCCTGCACGATCACCCCGGCCAGCGTCTGCCGCGTGGGCCCTGCGTCGAGATGCCGCAACAGGTCCAGCAGCGGCTGTCGGCGCGGGCCATAGGGCGCGCCGGTGACGAAGCGCAGACCTGCCACCAACAGCCTGCGACGGATTTCGCGGGGGGCGGCGCGGAAATCGGTCAGCGGCAGCAGCAGCGACCCGGCGCGCACCTGCGCGCGCTGCGAAGCCAGCAACGCGAAATGCGCCAAGGCTTCGCGCGCCATCTCCAGATTGGCTGCCGACTGCGCCATTTGGGCCGCTGACAGCCCGCAATCCGCAAGCGTCTGGCGCATCCGAACCCGCTCGAAATCGCGATTCTGGTTGCTGGGATCTTCGATCCAGTCAATCCCCTGGCCCCGCAGCCATTCGCGCAGGGCTTCCCGCCCCAATCCGAGCAGGGGGCGCAACCACAGCATGCCGCAGGCATGTCGTTGCGCCGCCATCGCCGCCAGCCCGTCCACACCGGCACCGCGTTGCAGCCGCATCAGCAGGGTTTCGGCCAGATCGTCCCGGGTATGGCCCAGCAGCACCGCATCCAGCCGATGTTCGCGCGCCCAGTCTGCCAGCAAGCGCAAGCGCGCCTCGCGGGCCGCCGCCATCAGATTGCCGCCCGGCCCGGGCTGCCAGCGCAAGACCGAATGTGCAACCCCAAGCCGCGCCGCAGCCTGCCCTGCCCAGGTCGCTTCAGCCGCGGATTCCGGGCGCAGCCCGTGATCCACGGTCGCCGCCCGCAAGCCGACGGCACCCCAGCGATGGGCCAGATGCAGCAGTGCCATGGAATCCCCGCCCCCCGACAGCGCAATGCCCACTGCGCCTGTCGCCGGGCCCATCAGCGCCCGCATTGCCGCGCGAAACTCCTGCTCGACAGGTTGCGGGCTAGCCGCCATCCGCCAGATCCGCTGCCGCCTCGGGATCCGTCATGGCTTCGGGCATGATTGCGGCCGGAGCCTCGTCCAATGCGCATTGGCTGGCGTCAAGGCGCCGTTCGGCCTCTTCGGCCTGAGGGGAGTAGGGAAAGCGGGCCAGGATTTCCTGAAGATAATAGCATCCCTCGGCCGGGCCGCCACGCGCAGCCATGGCGCGCGCCAGACCCAGCAGCGCATCCGGGGCATGGGTGCCGTCGGGATCGGCGGCAAAGCTGTCCAGCCAGGCCAGCCCCGCCCCCTGCAGATCACCCGCCGAATCCAGCGCCGCACCGCGCAGGAACATTGCCTGCGCCGTCAGCGCACCACCGGCATGGGTCTGGGCAACGGCCTGGAAGAGTTCGGCAGCGCGGCGAAAGTCACCTTGACCGAGCACCTCCCGGGCCCGGTCGAAATCGGCCTGTTCCGCGGCAGTCGCGACCCCGGCCACGGGGGATTGGGATTTCTGCAAAGCACCCTGCCGGTCGGGCGCAGGTGCCGGGGCGCCGCCACCCTGCTCGCCCAGGGGCGGGGTGGTCAGGCTGCCCAGATCGCAGCCCTCCTCCATCTCGCACAGGCGGAACTCGATGTCGCCGATGCGCGTGGTGCCATCCTTCACGATCCTGTCGATGCGGTTCTGCAACTGTTCGGTCTGCCCGGTCAGGGCGGCCAAGCGCGCCTCCATCGCATTCATGCGGTCGATGGCACTGTCGCCCCCGGCCGCGGCAAAACCGGCCGGCCCCGAGGCCACCAATTCGCCGCGCAGCGCCTGCAGATCGGCCGAAAGCCGCGCCAGTTCCCCGCGAATGTCTGCCAGGGTCTGCGCCTTGTCCTGCGCCAGCGCCGGCAGCGCCGGCAGCGCCAGGACTGCCGACAGCAGCAGGCCGCGAAACGCCGCCCGCGCCATCACATCCCCGCCCCGGGGCTGACCACCGTCACCGCGCGGCGGTTCTTGGTAAAGCATTCCTCGGTCGAACAGATCGCCAGCGGCCGCTCCTTGCCATAGCTGACGGTGCGCAGCCGCCCGGGCTGGACGCCTTGCGAAATCAGATATTCCTGCACCGAATTGGCGCGTCGCGCGCCCAGCGCCAGGTTGTATTCACGCGTGCCCTGTTCGTCGGCATGACCTTCGATCAGCGCGCTGAAGCCGGCATTCTGCCGCAGCCAACCCGCCTGATTGGCCAGGATCAGCCGCGCCTCGGGGGTCAGGGTCGATTGATCCAGCGGGAACAGCACCGTATCGCCGATACTGGTGCGGAAATATTCGGCACTGCCGGGCAGGACAGAACTGCCCACGCCCGCCGGTCCGCCGGCGCCGGCATAGGGATCCTGGATCTGCACATTCTGCGCCGGCCGGGCGCAGGCCGCCAGCACCAGCAAGGCCGCAATGGCGGAAAGTTTGACGATTGGTTTCATGATCCTGTCCATCTCGTGCGCCTTAGGGCAGCAGCGGACCCCAATCGGGGTCCGAAGCCGCGCCGCTGATCTCGACCGGGCGCATGTTGCGCCCGGTGATATCCACCGAATGAAGCCGCGGCTGGCCGTTGCCGCCGGGGGTCACGCGCGTGAACATCACAACGCGCCCATTGGGGGCCCAGGTCGGGCCTTCGTCAAGGAACGATTCCGTCAGCATTTTTTCTTCGGACCCGTCGGTGCGCATCACCCCGATGTGGAACTTGCCCCCCACCTGCCGGGTAAAGGCGATCATGTCGCCCCGCGGAGACCAGACCGGCGTGCCATAGCGCCCCTCGCCAAAGCTGATGCGGCGCGGCTCGCCGCCATTGGCGCCCATGATGTAAAGCTGGGGCGACCCCGAACGGTCGCTTTCGAACACGATCTGGCTGCCATCGGGGCTGAAGCTGGGCGAGGTCTCGATCGAGGGGGCATTGGTCAGCGCCCGCTGCGCACCCGAAGCGGCGTCCATCTGATAGATGTCGGTATTGCCGTTCTGTTCCAGCGAATAGACGATCCAGCGCCCGTCCGGAGAAAAGCGCGGCGAAAAGCTCATCGTGCCCTGCTGACCCGATCCCAGCGGCCGGCTGGCCAGGGTATTGACATCCATCAGCATCGCCTGGGGAAAGCCGGTGGCATAGCTGGTGTAAAGCAGCTTGGAACCATCCGGCGAAAAACGCGGCTTCAGCACCAGCGCCGAATCGTCGGTCAGCCATTTCACATTGGCGCCGTCATAATCCATGATGCCGATGCGCTTGCGCCGCGCGTCCTTGGGCCCGCTTTCCTGCACGAAGGCCACGCGGCTGTCGAAATAGGGGCCTTCGCCGGTCAGCCGGGCATAGACCTGATCGGCCGCCTTGTGCGCCGCGCGCCGCCAGTTGCCGGTGCCGGCATCGAACTGCATGCCGTCGCCCAGCGGCTGGCCGGCAAAGACGTCGAACAGGCGGAACTTGACGATGACCTTGCCGCCCTCGACCCGGACGGCGCCGGTAATCAACGCCTGGGCATTGATCGCCTTCCAGTCCTCGTAGCTGACGGGAGTGTCGAAGCTGTCGGGACGCGCGATATGGGCGCTGGCAGGTATTTCGCGGAACAGGCCGGTGCCGGTCAGGTCGGCCGCAATCAGCTGCTGCACCTTTGCCAGATACTCGCCGGCGCCGCCTTCGTCGTGAAAGGCGGCGATGGCAAAAGGCATCGGCTCGATCACGCCATTGGTGATCTCGATCCGCAGCGGACCGTCCTGCGCCGCCACCGGCGCCACAAGCCCCAGCCCAGCAAGGGCCATGACCGAGGTCAGAAGAAGTCTACGCAACATGAATCGCCCTCGTAAGGTCTGGTTGCAGGATAATGTCTGAAATGCGCGGATGCCATGTCACTTCACCCGCGCGGTGCCGCTGGCGTTGAAGTCGATGATCACGTCCTTCCAGCGGTTGTATTTCTCGACCGGCAGCCGATAGCCGCCGCGCTCGCACATCAGGATCGCGCGGCGCGCGGCCTCATAAGCCTGTTTCGCCGCCGCCTCCGAGCCGCCGTCATGGCCGATCATGCGCAGCGAGCCCTTTTCCACAGTGCCGTCGCGCGCCATCGAGAAGCGCACCGAGACCGTGGTGCGGCTGGCCTCGGTCGACAGCGAGCCGCGGTTCCAGCATTGCTCGACCGCCACCCGGAAGCCGTCCTTTTCGCCCTGCGACAGCGGCGGCCCGTCAACGGCGCCCCCGCCCCCGCCGCTGGCGCCGGCACCCTGCTCGGCCTGATCGGCCTGGGCCTTGGCCAGGGCGGCCTTGCGCTCGGCCTCGGCGCGACGCTCGGCCTCGGCACGTTCCCGGGCCTCGGCGGCCTTTTTCTCGGCGGCGGCCTTTTCGGCTGCGGCTTTCTCCGCTGCCGCCTTTTCGGCTGCGGCTTTCGCGGCAGCAGCCTTTTCGGCGGCGGCCTTTTCGGCGGCTGCTTTTTCTGCGGCAGCCTTTTCCGCCGCCGCCTTCTCGGCCTCGGCGCGACGCTCGGCCTCGGCACGGCGCTCGGCGGCAGCCTTCTGTTGCGCGGCCTGTTCGCGGGCTGCCTGTTCGGCGGCGGCCTTCTGCTCTGACTCGCGCCGGGCGCGGGCGGCGGCGGCATCGGCGGCGCGCGCCGCTTCTGCCTCGGCCTGGCGACGGGCGGCCTCGCGGCGTTCTTCCTGGGCGCGGGCCTCGGCCTGGCGGCGGGCGGCGGCGTCCTGGGCCTGGCGGGCAGCGGTCTCTGCGGCTGCAGCCTCGGCCTGCTCGCGCGCCAGCAGTTCCTGACGCTGACGCGCGGCCTCGGCCGCGGCGCGGCGGGCCTGCACCGCCTCGGCCAGGCCATCCGGGCGCCCGACCGGCCGGCTGGAGGCCAGCGGCGCCAGTGCCGAACGCTGCGCGATCGGGGCCGGGCTGCGCGCCGGGTCAGGCCGGTCGCCGGGCTGCGGCAGCGCGGCGACATCGACCGATTCTGCCGGTGCAGCCGGTTGCTGCGTGCGGCTGAGCACCGCGACCGGACGGTCGGCCCTGGCAAGATCGGACAGGTCGGGGCGGCTTTCCGGCCGCGCCGCGGGCACGGCAAGTTCCGCCGCATCGCCCGCGGTGGCGGGGGCGCCGACCCCTTGCGGCGCGCCGGCGCGATCCTCGACCGCGGGCGGGCGCGGCTGGGCGGGCGTGCTGGCGGCTTCGTCGGCCAGAGGACCATGTCCCGCAGCGGCGGCGGCCAGCGACTGGAACTCGGCCTCGGACATGGTGGCGACCTCGGCCATGCGCACCGCTTCCAGCGGCTGGGGCCGGAACAGCGCCCCGCCGACCAGCGCCGCCCCGATCAGGCCGGCATGGGCGACACCCGACACCCAGTATCCGATGCGATCGGCGCGATCCATGGTCTAGCCACCCGATGCCGCGTCCATGCGCGGTCCGCCGGCATCGGTCACCAGCACGATATTGTTGAAGCCGGCCGCGTTCAGCGCCCCCATCACCTGCATGATCCGCGCATAGGGGATGGAACCATCGGCGCGCAGATAGATCTTGTCGCTTTGTCGTTCGGCCGCCACCGCGCGCAGGCGGGGGATCAGCTGATCCTCGGGCACCTCGGTGGTCATGACCAGGATCGGGCCTTCGGGGGTGACGGAAACGGCCAGCGGCTCTTCGGGTTCGGCCGGCACCGATTGCGCCGCCGTCTTGGGCAGTTCCAGCGGCACCCCCACCGTCAGCAGCGGCGCCGCCACCATGAAGATGATCAGCAGCACCAGCATCACATCCACGAAGGGGGTGACGTTGATTTCGGCCATCGGCTGGCTGCGCGCCCGCCCTCGGCCCCGGCCGCGGCCCGCACCGCACCTGATCACACCCGCGCCCATCTATTCGTCATCCAGCTGACGCGACAGGATGGTCGAGAATTCGTCGGCAAAGGCTTCGTAATTCCCGGTGATCCGGTCGGCATCGGCGCTGAGCTTGTTGTAGAAGATCACCGCCGGAATCGCCGCCAGCAGCCCCAGCGCGGTGGCGACCAGCGCCTCGGCGATGCCGGGGGCGACCACCGCCAGCGAGGTGTTCTGCGAGATGGCGATTTCCTCGAAGGCGGTCTTGATGCCCCAGACGGTGCCGAACAGGCCGATGAAGGGCGCGGTCGATCCCACCGTGGCCAGAAACGGCAGCCCCCCCGTCAGGCGGTCGTTTTCACGGTTGATGGCCACGTTCATCGCCCGGTCGATACGGGCCGTGACACCGGCGATCAGGTTGCCGTCATCGCGGTGGCTGCGGCGCCATTCGCTCATCCCGGCGGCAAAGATGCGTTCGGCCGGGCCCGAGGGCGCATCGCCGATACGGTCGTAAAGATCGTCCAGCGGCTGGCCCGACCAGAAGGCGCGGTCGAAGCGGTCAGCCTCGCGCCGCGCGGCAGTATAGACCAGGAACTTGCGGATGATGATGGCCCATGCCCAGAACGAGGCCAGCACAAGGATCACCATCACGATCTGCACCGTGATCGAGGCGCGAGCAAACAGGGCAATCAGCGAGAAATCGACCGGCTGACCGGCGGCGGCAAGTTGTTCCATGAATTCTGGCCTGTCCTTTGGGCCGCTGGGGCGCGGCTTCTGCCAGCGGGCACTAGCAGATGCGGCGGTCGGGACAAAGACCCGGCGCCGTCAATTATCCGTCAGCAGGGCCGCAGACACCCCTGCGGGGATGCGCGCGGGTCGCCCCCCGGCGCCGACGCAGGCCACGGTGACGCGCGCCGAAAACAGCAGATCGTCCCCGCGCAGAACCTGCTGATCCAGCACCAGCCGCGCTGCCGTGTGCTGATGCAGCACCGACCGCACCGTCAGCGCGTCGTCGAAACGGGCGGGCGACAGATAGTCGGCCTCGACCCGGCGCACGGCAAAGACCAGGCCGTCGCGTTGCATGGCCAGCTGGTCGACACCGCATTCGCGCAACCATTCCGAACGGGCACGTTCGATGAACTTCAGATAGTTGGCATAATAGACGATGCCGGCCAGGTCGGTGTCCTCGTAATAGACGCGCAGGGAAAAGCGGTGCATCCTTGCCCCCTTCATGCTGGCAGGCGTGCCGCCAGGCGCAGCGCATGCGACGGATCGCGCGCTACGGCCGGCAGGATCGGGTCATAGGCGGCGCGGATGATCTGCGCCAGCCGCAGCGATGGCGTCACGTCGCGGGCAAAGGTCAGCATGGCGCGCACCGCCAGCGTCTCGGCCAGCTGGCCCGGATGCGCCCCGGCCAGCGCGCCCCCCATGTTGACCAGGGTGATGCAGGCCCGGATCGCGCCGTCGGCGTCAAAGCGGAACAGCCGGTATTGATCGGCCGAACCCGCCGCCAGCCGCCGGGCCAGGCCCGGTTGCCCGGTCAGCCGGTCGAAGTCGGGCAGGCCCGACAATTCGTCCCAGTCGCGCACGAAAAAGCTCAGCATGTTGGCGCCCATTTCCGGGTCGGTCTCGGTCAGCGGATGGCCGGCATGGGCCAGCACCGCCCCGGTCGCCTGCCGGAACACCGCCAGGCTTTCGTCGGCCAGGCCGAAGATCACCGGCGCCACTGGCCGGCCCCAGCGCGCGCACAGATACCGGCCGTCGCGGGTGAACAGCGCCGCGATGTCGTCGGGATCGGTCTGCGGCACTGCGGGCATCGGCATCCTTGCTGAAGGCGGCCGGGGCGGCAGCGATCGCGCCCCGGCCGGTGTCGTTCAATCGACGATCGTCGCCTCGGTCGCGGCGCGCAGCTCGGCTTCGGTCACGCCATCGGCAAGCTCGACGATCTTCAGCCCGCCGGGCACCACGTCCAGAACCCCGAGGTTGGTGATGATGCGGTTCACCACCTTCTGCCCGGTCAGCGGCAAGGTGCATTCGCGCAGCACCTTGGATTCGCCGGCCTTGTTGGTGTGATCCATCACCACCACCACCCGGCCGACGCCGGCGACCAGATCCATGGCGCCGCCCATGCCCTTGACCAGCTTGCCCGGGATCATCCAGTTGGCCAGATCGCCGTTTTCGGCCACCTCCATCGCGCCCAGGATCGCCATGGCGATCTTGCCGCCGCGGATCATGGCGAAGCTTTCGGCGCTGTCGAAATAGGCGGTCTGCGGCAGTTCAGTGATCGTCTGCTTGCCGGCGTTGATCAGGTCGGGATCCTCTTCGCCTTCATAAGGGAAGGGGCCGATGCCCAGCATGCCGTTTTCCGATTGCAGCGTGACCTCGACCCCCTCGGGGATATAGTTGGCCACCAGCGTCGGAATACCGATGCCCAGGTTCACATACCAGCCGTCCTGCAATTCCCGCGCGGCCCGGGCCGCCATCTGGTTCCGATCCCAACCGGCCATCACGCGGTCTCCTTCTTGCGGGTGGTGCGCTGTTCGATGCGTTTTTCGTGCTGGCCCTGGACCAGGCGATGCACATAGATGCCCGGCAGGTGGATGCTGTCGGGATCAAGGCTGCCCGTGGGCACGATTTCCTCGACTTCGCAGACGCAGACGCGGCCGCATTTCGCCGCCGGCACGTTGAAGTTGCGCGCGGTCTTGCGAAAGATCACGTTGCCCGATTCATCGGCCTTCCAGCCCTTGATGATCGACAGATCCGCAAAGATGCCGCGTTCGAGGATATAGGTCTGGCCGTCGAATTCCTTGTGTTCCTTGCCCTCGGCGATGACGGTGCCGACACCGGTGCGCGTGTAGAAGCCGGGAATTCCCGCGCCGCCCGCGCGCATGCGCTCGGCCAGCGTGCCCTGGGGATTGAATTCCAGTTCCAGCTCGCCCGACAGATACTGGCGCATGAATTCCGCGTTCTCGCCCACATAGGAGGAGATCATCTTGCGGATCTGGCGCGAATCCAGCAGCTTGCCCAAGCCGAAGCCATCGACGCCGCAGTTGTTGCTGGCGATGGTCAGGTCGCGGGTGCCCGCCTTGAGGATCGCGTCGATCAGCAGCTCGGGAATGCCGCACAGCCCGAAGCCCCCGGCCGCGATCAACATTCCGTCATGCAACAGGCCGTCCAGCGCGGCATCCGCGCTCGCATAGACCTTTTTCATCCGTCCCTCCACAGTTGACGGCATTGTTTTGGCCAGTTTCCAACCCCAAGTCAACGAAAGTGCAAGCCGGCACCGAGGGCTGCGATGTTCCCGATCACGCTGCGCCGCGTCTACGATCCCCCGCTTGCCGGCGAGGGCCGCGCCGTCCTGGTCGACCGGCTGTGGCCGCGCGGCATCCGCAAGGCCGAACTGGCCGATGCGCTGTGGCTGAAAGAGGTTGCACCCTCGACCGGGCTGCGGGTGTGGTTTCACCACAACCCGGACCAGTGGGCAGAGTTCAAGCGTCGTTACCGGACGGAACTGGAGGTCGATCCCGCACCCTTGACGCGGCTGCGCCAGCTGGCCCAGACCGGGCCGCTGACGTTGCTATATGCCTCGCGCGACCGCGAACAGAACCACGCGCAGGTGCTGCGCGATCTGTTGCAGGGCGCCGCCCCCCGGGCCTAGCCCTTGGCCGCAGTCTGGGCGCCCGCCTTCGTTGCCGCCGATTTCCTGGGCGCGGCCTTCTTTGCCGCCGGCTTTCCGGCCGCCGCCTTGGCGGTGGTCTTGCCGGTGGCCTTGGTCGCCGCCGCGGCCTTCCTTGCGGCCGGTTTCGCGGCCGGCTTGCGGCCCGATTTCGCGGCCTTTTCGGCGATCAGTTCCAGCGCCCGTTCCAGCGTGACCGATGCCGGTTCCAGATCGCGGGGCAGCGTGGCATTGACCTTGCCCCATTTCACATAGGGGCCATAGCGGCCGTTCAGCACCTGCACCGGACCGCCGTCGGGATGTTCGCCCAGTTCTGCCAGCGGCGCGGCGCTGGCGGCGCGGCCGCGCACGGGCTTGGCGGCCAGCACCTCCACCGCACGGTTCATGCCGATGGTGAACACCTCGTCGACATCGGGCAGGTTGGCATATTTCGACCCGTGCTTGACATAGGGGCCATAGCGGCCGATCCCGGCCTCGACCAGGACGCCGTCGTCGGGATGCGGGCCGATCGGGCGCGGCAGCGCCAGCAGCGCCAGCGCCCGTTCCAGATCGACCGAAGCAGGATCCCAACCCTTGGGGATCGAGGCGCGCGGCGGCTTGGGATTGTCGGCCGTGGCCTCTCCACGCTGGACATAGGGGCCAAAGCGACCGTTCTTCAGGCTGATCTCATCATCCCCGTCCTGGCCCAGCACGGTGTCGCCCACCACCTCGGCATCGGGGCTGCCGATCGGCCGGGTAAAGCGGCACTCGGGATAGTTGCTGCATCCGACAAAGGCACCGCCGCTGCGCGCGGTCTTGAGGTGCAGCCGGCCCTGATGGCACAGCGGACAGGCGCGCGGGTCGGACCCGTCCGGGCGCGGCGGGTAAAGATGCGGGGCCAGCGCCTCGTCGATCGCCTCGAGCACCTCGCTGATGCGCAGCTCGCTGGTGTTTTCCAGCGCGGCGGTGAAATCGCGCCAGAACCGGCGCAGCACCTCGCGGTAAGCCCGCTCGCCCGAGGAAATGTCGTCCAGTTCCCCTTCCAGATTGGCGGTGAAGTCATAGCTGACATAGCGCGGGAAATATTTCAGCAGGAAGATTGTGACCAGCCGGCCCTTGTCCTCGGGGATCAGGCGGTTCTGTTCCTTGCGGACGTAATCGCGGTCCTGGATGGTGGTGACGATGCTGGCATAGGTCGAGGGCCGGCCGATACCCAGCTCCTCCATGCGCTTGACCAGCGTGGCCTCGGTATAGCGGGGCGGAGGCTGGGTAAAATGCTGCTCGGGGGTGATGGCGCGTTTTTCGGCGGCCTCGCCCTGCTGGATCGGCGGCAGGCGGCGGCTGTCCTCGTCATCCTCGTCATCGCGGCCTTGGTCATAGACGCGCAGGAAGCCGTCGAACAGCATCACCTGGCCATTGGCGCGCAGCCCCACCTGGCCGTCGCTGCTGCCGATCTCGACCGTGGTGCGCTCCATCCGGGCCGATTCCATCTGGCTGGCGATGGTGCGTTTCCAGATCAGGTCGTAAAGCGCCTTCTGATCCTTTTCGGCCACCGGCAGACGGTCGGGCGACAGCATCATGTCGGTGGGGCGGATGCATTCATGCGCTTCCTGCGCGTTCTTGGCCTTGTTCTTGTACATGCGCGGGCTTGCGGGCAGGTATTCCTGACCAAATCGGGCGCGGATGGCGTCGCGCGCGGCCATCACCGCCTCGGGCGCCATGTCGATGCCGTCGGTGCGCATGTAGGTGATGTAACCGGCCTCGTAGAGGCGCTGGGCGGCGGACATGCAGGCGCGCGCGCCCAGCCCCAGCTTGCGGCTGGCCTCCTGCTGGAGGGTAGAGGTCATGAAGGGCGGCCAGGGATTGCGGCTGGCGGGCTTGGCGGTGACGCTGGCAATGGACAGATCGCGCGCGCGGATCGCCGCCACAGCCAGCTGCGCCGTCGCTTCGTCGGCGATGTCGAAACGCTCGAGTTTCTTGCCGCCGAAGACGGTCATGGTGGCGTCGAACTCATCACCGCGCGGCGTGGCCAGGCGCGCGTGGACCGACCAGTATTCGCGCGGCCGGAAGGCCTCGATCTCCATTTCGCGGTCGACGATGATGCGCAGGGCGACCGACTGCACGCGGCCAGCCGACTTGGCACCCGGCAGCTTGCGCCACAGCACCGGCGACAGGTTGAAGCCGACAAGGTAATCCAGCGCGCGACGGGCCAGATAGGCATCGACCAGAGGCTGGTCGATCTGGCGCGGATGCGCCATGGCTTCGGTCACGGCCGAGCGGGTGATGGCGTTGAAGGTCACGCGGCTGACCTCGGCGCCCTTCTTCAGGGCCGGGGCCAGGGCCTCGAGCAGGTGCCAGGAAATCGCCTCGCCCTCGCGGTCGGGGTCGGTGGCCAGAATCAGGTGCGGATCGTCGGCCAGCGCGTCCTTGATCGCCTTGACATGCTTGCGCGAGTCGGCGGCGATTTCCCATTTCATGGCAAAATCTGCCTCGGGATCGACGCTGCCATCCTTGGGCGGAAGGTCGCGCACATGGCCGAACGAGGCC from Paracoccus sp. SMMA_5_TC includes these protein-coding regions:
- the tolB gene encoding Tol-Pal system beta propeller repeat protein TolB gives rise to the protein MTSVMALAGLGLVAPVAAQDGPLRIEITNGVIEPMPFAIAAFHDEGGAGEYLAKVQQLIAADLTGTGLFREIPASAHIARPDSFDTPVSYEDWKAINAQALITGAVRVEGGKVIVKFRLFDVFAGQPLGDGMQFDAGTGNWRRAAHKAADQVYARLTGEGPYFDSRVAFVQESGPKDARRKRIGIMDYDGANVKWLTDDSALVLKPRFSPDGSKLLYTSYATGFPQAMLMDVNTLASRPLGSGQQGTMSFSPRFSPDGRWIVYSLEQNGNTDIYQMDAASGAQRALTNAPSIETSPSFSPDGSQIVFESDRSGSPQLYIMGANGGEPRRISFGEGRYGTPVWSPRGDMIAFTRQVGGKFHIGVMRTDGSEEKMLTESFLDEGPTWAPNGRVVMFTRVTPGGNGQPRLHSVDITGRNMRPVEISGAASDPDWGPLLP
- the ftsH gene encoding ATP-dependent zinc metalloprotease FtsH, whose translation is MGNARNIAFWVVLFLMILALFNLFSDGSAQMNSRQISYSDFIQRVDKDEVSAVTIDGENIAITGKDGKQYATVRPQGEDIADRLIDKGVDVRVERQQQSGFMSLLGVWLPFILLIGVWIFFMNRMQGGGKGGAMGFGKSRAKLLTEKHGRVTFDDVAGIDEAKEELEEIVEFLRNPQKFSRLGGKIPKGALLVGPPGTGKTLLARAIAGEAGVPFFTISGSDFVEMFVGVGASRVRDMFEQAKKSAPCIVFIDEIDAVGRARGVGIGGGNDEREQTLNQLLVEMDGFDANEGVIIIAATNRKDVLDPALLRPGRFDRQIYVGNPDIKGREKILAVHSRKVPVGPDVDLRIIARGTPGFSGADLMNLVNEAALMAARIGRRFVTMEDFENAKDKVMLGVERRSMVLTPEQKEKTAYHEAGHAIVGLSLPKCDPVYKATIIPRGGALGMVVSLPEMDRLNFHKDEAKQRLAMTMAGKAAEIIKYGEEGVSNGPAGDIQQASQLARAMVMRWGMSDKVGNIDYSEAHEGYQGNTGGFSVSAATKELIEKEVHDLIEEGYQTAYRILTEKHEEFERLAKGLLEYETLTGEDIGRVIRGEPLGGNDDTPSSSIPSVSAIPRAGAAKPNPEVAPQT
- the tilS gene encoding tRNA lysidine(34) synthetase TilS, which produces MAASPQPVEQEFRAAMRALMGPATGAVGIALSGGGDSMALLHLAHRWGAVGLRAATVDHGLRPESAAEATWAGQAAARLGVAHSVLRWQPGPGGNLMAAAREARLRLLADWAREHRLDAVLLGHTRDDLAETLLMRLQRGAGVDGLAAMAAQRHACGMLWLRPLLGLGREALREWLRGQGIDWIEDPSNQNRDFERVRMRQTLADCGLSAAQMAQSAANLEMAREALAHFALLASQRAQVRAGSLLLPLTDFRAAPREIRRRLLVAGLRFVTGAPYGPRRQPLLDLLRHLDAGPTRQTLAGVIVQADARHLSMMREPAAALRAPPLLGMDGIWDGRWRVDGLRPDQQVRALGHGPLADLDWRASGLARDEAAASPGVWRGDRLLAAPALAPASQWGLQPLRSLADYHALLQTH
- a CDS encoding tetratricopeptide repeat protein — protein: MARAAFRGLLLSAVLALPALPALAQDKAQTLADIRGELARLSADLQALRGELVASGPAGFAAAGGDSAIDRMNAMEARLAALTGQTEQLQNRIDRIVKDGTTRIGDIEFRLCEMEEGCDLGSLTTPPLGEQGGGAPAPAPDRQGALQKSQSPVAGVATAAEQADFDRAREVLGQGDFRRAAELFQAVAQTHAGGALTAQAMFLRGAALDSAGDLQGAGLAWLDSFAADPDGTHAPDALLGLARAMAARGGPAEGCYYLQEILARFPYSPQAEEAERRLDASQCALDEAPAAIMPEAMTDPEAAADLADGG
- the pal gene encoding peptidoglycan-associated lipoprotein Pal, whose product is MKPIVKLSAIAALLVLAACARPAQNVQIQDPYAGAGGPAGVGSSVLPGSAEYFRTSIGDTVLFPLDQSTLTPEARLILANQAGWLRQNAGFSALIEGHADEQGTREYNLALGARRANSVQEYLISQGVQPGRLRTVSYGKERPLAICSTEECFTKNRRAVTVVSPGAGM